The Amblyomma americanum isolate KBUSLIRL-KWMA chromosome 2, ASM5285725v1, whole genome shotgun sequence genome contains the following window.
GCTGTGCTTGCGGGGGGCGGCGCCCTCTTAGGGGCTGCTTGGGAGGGGACGCAGCCATGCTGATTTGAATGGAGATTGCCTTGGAAACCCGGAACAGGTTCCGTCACCTGCAGCGGGAGCGGTGCCACATTCTCCGAGAGTTCGGTTAGATTAGTGGGTCGATTGAATATTGATGGGTGGTTCGCGTCCTTGAGGGGTCTCATCCggcggagaagccgagggtttgaCTCTAGCCACGTCCTAATGTAGgctgtcacggcggccgtaacTATGGCTGTGACTGCCTTGAGCAGGTTATCTTGGATTGGGCCAAATATGGACATCTGGATCGTTAATTGGGCAAGGGCATTTTCGGGGGTGGTGAAACGCACGTCAGAGCTAGAGGGTGTCGGGTCCGCCGGCACTTCTTACATCGGTTCCGGAGCTAACTGAGCAATGGGCGGGGAAGACCGAGCCGTTTCTAGCGCGTGAATTTTGGCACTCAGTGGGCACGCGCAGATCAGAAATTGACGGCAATGCAATCGGATATCGGCGCTTCGCCTCTCGGCATGGCGGCGGCTGCGCTTCCTTCTCACTGAACGGGTGCTCTTAATAAATTTGTGGACGCCAGACACCTTCGGCTGGTGTCTGGGATGCGCCTTTCAGAGTTTCAATATAAGCTTTACAGGGTTTCAAGTAATGCAAGAATAATACAGGATGGTACGAATTATTGGTGCTAGCCACACATGTGCTTTTAAGGCAGTGCTCCACTTGAATGCTAATATTCAATTATGTATTGCTCATTCGGCTATGTCTGCCATAGCGTTGTCACACCCCTGGTTCACTTCAAATTTCCTGTGCCTTGTAACAGGTAGGTACTGGTGAAATAAAGCAATGAAACCTAATTGCTGCCTTTAGAATATTGTTGAAAGGTCgctgactccgtcgcctgacctttcgccgctgccgcgattgacgtcacgcatggcgcaggtggccactgccgcgcgctatgcgtcatcgtttgacgttcgtcgcaagcgcgtgtttatcgcggaggccgactatataaccgcttgcctgAGAATAGGCGTGCGtattcaacatggaaggagaagagagtgatactaACGACACAGATgtgctaccacgggagttggctgatAAGGAGCGAAGATATTAAAGGCATGAAAGCgcaacgagcgtccgagacacctGAACAACGAGAataacgtctcgctaaacgacgcagcaaagccgagCCTGAAACGCTAGAAGTACGTCTCGCTATACAGCGTGAAAGGGAAGCTGACAGCGACGTTCGGCCATGTCAGCTGAGAGTAGCCAAGATGTTTAAAGTTCTGGAATTGCTGAGCAGCcgcgaaggaagaaagaaaagggcgTAAGCATAATCAGAGGCTAAGCCATAAAGCATAACCATgagctaaaccataagcatcacccAAATATTTCGCTTCGAGATGTCCAGGCTTAACTttagctaagccccagccaattttttgcttTTCTCTTGGTCTTTTTTCAAATGATGAAGAAGAAGCAAGTGAAGCACCGAGACATCCTGAACCAGATCTTTGTAAGGCTAAAATCAAAGGCAAGGTTGAAAAAAACCGCCTGTGATACCCACACGTGTACCATTTCTTTTACAAGTGGCATGCTTGATATCCGGTGTTAAAGGCAGATAGCCTGCAGCAGTAGGTCAATGATGTCATTCGTCTCAGGCTGAGGTAGCGTTGACTTGATATACGGATGAGAGCTGGTGAAGGAGAAGCGTTATGATTCCGGTGGGACATTTGTGCAGTGCCTGACTGCGGACGCATTTGAAGAAAGGGTGCATTAGAGCCATGCTTTCGTAAACGTCATCAAAGAAGCAGCATTCCATTATAGCATCTAGCGGTTTAGTCTAATGTGTTCAGGATTGGAGGCTAATGAGTAATTCCCTATGCCTCCAGTAATTCACATAAAAATGCTTTACAAAACCAGTTATACTTTTGTTAGAGCTATTATTCCGGAATCACGTTATACTTTTATCGCTTCACACTGAAATTGGGTGAGAGACATTCAATGTATTGAATGTGTAGCGCCCCTCGCTCCGCGCTTGGCTCGCAGGTCAatgcacgcggcgccggacatgaaagaggaagttgggctaggccgccgcagcgcgaggaGTGCAAATGTGATTCAGTTTATATTAAATCAGAACACTGATGATAACTTCTTAAACACGTGTGTGGAACTTAGGGTACTCCTGGCATTTCCTCGTTCCCCGTCGACAGCGGTGAGAAGTTTCTTTAAATTAAAATAATATCTTATCTAAGATTGACTATGGCAGATCAGAGGCTGTAATCTTTGGCAATTTTTTCCGCTGAATCCAAAGTTCCATCTACCATCAACATGTCCGAAGGAGGAGCTCAATTTGCAGTGTTAAAAGCCCGGCAGGTTCCGTTGTGATAACTGAGTTAAATGTTCCTTCCGCttgctttctgtgtttaacaGTCATATCACAGCGCAGCGGAGAACAAACGTCGTTATTTGAAAGAATAAACCTTTGATATCAATTAGTTGCAAGCTTGTTATTTTGTATGCATTTTAAGCTGTACTTTTAAGGAGCAATAATGTTCGTGTTTATGTTCAGGTGCTTATGGTAATTTCCGTTTTCAGcggatttttttattctttagcGAAAAAGAACGTTCTTGCTCTTTCTGTAAAAATGGCCACCACAATTTTTCATTGAGGAGTACCTCGTTTGCTCGTGTTTATTGTACCTCGTGCATTATAAAATAAGCACGGATTTATATAGCTCATCAAATGACCGAAGTGGATGCTTCTGTTTTTCCTCAGGTGTCTCCTTTCCTGGCTGGCAATGTTGTCAGTACGGGAAGAAGAATGCGCAGTACACCGGTCAAATTGCTCGTGCGCAAAGTGCATTGTTCTGCACCATCTAATGTTGTGTACATGCgggcgtgtgcatgtgtgcgtgggtgtgtgcgtgtgtgcatgcgcgtgCGCACGTCTGTGTGCTTTGCCAGCATGTTAATTCAAGGCCTTTCGAGCACTACAGTGGCAACAACCGACTGCGCTGGATAAGTAGAGTTAGCTCTATGAGAGTGTTCGTTACTGAATGGACATTTAATTGGCCCCTTTATTGCAGTGATCTAATTGGTGATATTTGTCTTGGAATAGCTTTAGCGCGTGTGACATTGGTGTCCATTCTATTAGTGCGTCTATATTGGCTTGTTTTTTATAAAAGTTTTAAATCAGACAGTAAAATTTCACGCTTCGTACGCGCGCGCAAGCTTATTGAAGAAAAACTGAAGTTGTCTGGCAATGCAACTGAATTTAGTTTTAATTGATAAGCCTATTTGCGTACTTTTTTTTAAAGTGCATTATCTTCTTGTATTATTAGCACTCTGAGAACCGCTGGGACCTAGGGCGGCGACGACATGGTGACGACCTTTGCTTGGCAAAATTGACTCGATATCTCTCTTCAGGCTTGAGCCATCGAAATACACAGCCTGCGTAAATGAACTGTCAAAAACAATTTTGTTTAATATTAGGCATCTTcccgaaaaacaacaaaaagaatcaATAGAGAAAAGGTGAACATAAAAAAGATGAGTTTGATGGTCGGGGGCTGGTGAGGGGGCGCATTGGCAGGGGTTCGAACAGGGTGCCGATTGAGGTAACGCCGGTCCTCAGTGACAGGATGGCAAGCGAAGATAAGGGGCATAGCTAGACAGTTGTGTCGGGCGATGTTGTTCAATAAGATAGAAATTTGGGCTAGTTCGAGCATGTGGCAAAAAGATATGATGTCAATGTAGCTCTTTCCGCGCCCATAAGGTTAGGTAGATGATACCCCGATTtgcaaaaaaagacagaaaaatttAATCATCACTCCCGCACCTGCAAGACCAAACAGAGAATGAATTTTGTGCAGTGTCACTATGATGTGGTCTAcaaaattcccttctcgtgtggacTAGTTTATATAAGCCAGACCGGACGGTGTAATAACGTCCGCCTTAGAGAGCATAAGAACGATTGTTCGTCAGGAATAGCTGAGCACGGCCGGGTATGCAGGAACTGCCAGTCTTTATTTTAGGGGAACATAAGTTTTGTTTCGTCATCCGCATCAACTCACGAGAGGTGATGGAAACATTCTAGATCGCATCGTATGGTAATTGTGTGAGCAGGCCACCGATACCGCTAACAAAACTAGAAATAGAATATCTCCGATATCtgaattttgtttttgcttttgtgcaGAACAGATTaccattacgttttttttttggtctttgGTTGCTTTGTCTCTGTATTTAAGGAAACCGCTATTTCTCAATAAACCAGTTTGAATACCACGCGTTTCCTGTGTCTTCTCTTTCTTTGTGGCTCGTTCAGGTTGCGCCCACGTATTTCCATAATGACGATGTAGCGCTCGCGGAAATTGTCAGCAGATTAAACAGGGGCGGAAAAATGCAAGGAATACCAACGCGCAGCTTATATTCATTCTTGAGAAAAAGGACGCTTTTGAGCATCTGCCAGTTGCCACCTATGTTTGGACAATGCCCCGTAGCGGGTATGCGTCATTTATCCTTTGAGGACGAAGAGTCGAGGAGGAGTTGCACGGCCGCGTCACATTAGTCTTTTTCTTGGGCGCgtgattgaaaattgaaaaaaatatcaTTGGCGCAGTTTTCCGCTACTGTCGCAGCGCATGGAAATTGATAGCTTAGATAGCACATTAGGTCATTTTTGTGGTTCATGCACGACGTaggcaaaagaaacagaaaatgaGTCGACCTTAAAGAGCAGAACACTGATTACCACACACCCCAGTCATCCAGAGATCCCCTGGTGCATAGAATATCCGATGACTACGGAATTTTCGGAGCACCTGAAATAGCTAGAGAGCATAAATGTTTCAGTTTAAATCTTGTAACCATTGCCAGGATGATTCGTGTAGTTCAGGAGCGACAAAAGAAAATAATCTTTCGAAGCGACTAAAACAAGGCACAATTACAAAAACGCTACGGTTATTTCATCTCGTCTAttctattcgttttttttttgctgtagttcACCGCGAGGACCATGAATGCGAggtgagaagaaaaaagaagaggtcACCTCTTGCGCCTTAGTCCAGCAGCATGGCAATGAATTTTCTTCGCCTTTGGATTCGCAACGAGCGCAAGACTGCAAATAGCGACAGGTATGCACTGCACAAGCATTTCTTTCTGACTTCGATACACGGTGCTCAGATGGAAATCAATGCCGCGCCTAACTGATAACAAAGTCTTCAATGGAAGCAGCTGGCTTTGACGCAGAGCCAGGCATGTTTCGCGCTTGGTAACTAGTGTGCTGAAGGCCGATGCACGGCTACCTACATGACTTAGCTGATGACATACTAAGCAGTTttaaacgggggggggggggctagtaaCGACATGGCATGACAAGAATTCCTGGACACCAACATTTAGCGCTGTTTGTTGGCTGTCAGTAGCGAACACCGCAAACGTAAAGGGGAATCTTAAACGTGTAATTTTAAGAAAACTAGAGTGGAGAGTTTTGAGCGATTCTGCGCAAACAATGTGATTATCTTTGAAGAGTATGGCCTACAATATGCTGTGCGCGCTTACACCAAATATATCTGACGGCCACAGAAAATCAGTGTGATGTACCGGAGATTCCACGTTTCCACGGAATTATGAATGTTTAGTATGCTAGAAGCGTTTGTGCAGATTTCCTGGGCTTTTTTATAGCCAGCATGAAAGAAAGCCTACGGCACTCATCCCGATTCTGTGCATCCGACACAAGGTTGCCTAACCGCAAAAAGGCATGTCGATAGTTAGGAAAAAAATGTGCCAGACTGACACATGTGCACGAAAGTGTGCTTAGGAAACTAGCTTTTGGGGAGTGGAAGCGAAAACGTATAAGAGCTGTGTTCGAATCAACCTTGACGGAGGTTGAGGAACGTGGGCAGTGGAGCATTGCATATACCAATTGAACGAAATTATATCTTGCGTCTTTCAATACGTACAGGGAGCCGTGTGCTTCAATAGGGAGTGGGTGAATATTTAGGACATcacacaacctttgtccgtaaggtTCCGAGattgagtccattaaaaaaaaatgcgggtaACATTGAAATAATGTGTGCAGCAGCcattcgaaatagtctcccttgcagtctatatacAGCTTCCAACGCCTCTTgagatcttggaaacagttggaaagcgcttcttttggcagggctatgagctcctttgtcgtggcgtcttgaatggcctccactcTCCTCATCCAGCgatcttttagggctctcttcacatcaggaaaaaggaaaaatcacatgaggagaggtcaggcgagtatggcggatggggaagtacagtagtgctgtgcttggcgagaaattttgttacgctgagagcagtgtgcggccttgagttatcgtggagaaggctccatagTCCAGACGCCCATAAGTCacggcgacggcgtcgcagtgcatcacgcatgtgttggagcacgcggataaaaactcctgattcaccgcctgcccttgtggcacgaactcgtggtgtatggcaCCTTTGGCATGGAAAAAAACTATCAGCGTCGTCTTTGTTTCAGTCTTCTGTCGCCAcacctttctcgatgccggaTATCTTGTGGaacgccattcggcgctctgcctctttgtttgagcgTCGTACtaaaaacaccatgtttcttcttcagcaGTGATGGTGTCGATGAATGCTgtatccttctctgcctcggtgAGCAAGGCAGTGaggaagtgcggcacaagtctggcattctgcttttgtttccttgtgttctctcttaaaatttggtggcatgttgccttactaatgtcgagagcatctgatagcatgctgactgtaatggtgcagtcttgctgtacgatttccctgatccgagccacgttgttttcattccgtgaagttgaagggcgcccctgccttttgCAGTCTTCCCGCGACGTTCTTCCTGAAACAAACTTcgtgtgccactcgaaaactcgcgcccgcgataatgtcttgcTGGATAAAGCagcacgaaggagctcatacgcctgtgtggctgtcttgccaagcttcacgcataattttatgtttacacgctgttcgaggtggacgtccacctctccacattcactcagaaTATAATGCGCaggcgactagtgacaacgtatttttttacATGTAATGCCATCTAGCGGGTGCACaataattaacataaatagctcaggttagtccGAAAAAATggtgctacacatacgcaccaacatttgttttgtggAATTATTTCTAGAcaagaaaataatttagttttgaaactttacggacaaaggttgtagtagCATTCATTCACGGTGTCATTTCCTTGATCCGCTCGTGCTCGCGCAGATACTTAGAAGACTGCCTGGATACTCGCATACGGAAGCAAGACAGGACAACTCGTTCAGTTTTTGTATTTGGGTACACAGTGAATAAGCCTCTCCTGTCATTTTATTGGTATTGCTCCGGTTTGTACGTCTGCTCAGCACCATCTCTGTGTAGCTATGTTTCTTCCAGCGGCATTATCGAGTGCTCAAGTTATTAGTCTTTGCCGAGGCCGCCAACATGTTCATCTAATTTTCACATTTTTGTAATTTTAGGCCATTATTACTAACAGGGTGCGCAAGATCGGATAATGGGAGCGGACTTTGTCTTGAAGTGGACATAATTCAGCCGATGATAATGGCGACGTGAAGTGAACGCAAATGGTGTGGTGCTATTTACTTTATATAAAGGCCCAATGTGCAGCCTAAGAAGCAACTCAGCTTTGGCACCGGGCCTCAATGTAGGCCATCTGCAATTCTGCTGGCGCTTCAAAGCTCTCTGTAAAAAATTACAGGGTTACACTTAAATCTGCTTAAGAGCcgtaatgcgaaagccttttccttacCTCTCTTTCTCCGTCCATTTTTCATATTGATTGTTCACTTTTTAAAACGTATTgtttcaatttttattctttccattttttttttattttcggttctgctttattgatttatttagGTTTATGATGTTTtgtttttcataatttttttgtctttattttttaaaatttaattagATATATGTTGCTTATCAGATGTTGCTTAATCATTTTTGTATTTCATTTTAATTCCCATACAACTTATGACTGAGAGTTCGTGCGCACACTTTTGCGCACAGCCTCTGTCTACAAATTCTGTGCACAagttccgtccacgccactcatcagccaagaaaggcttacgtcCTAATAACAGCTTCAAAGTATACTGCGGAATCAGAAGAGGGCTGCTGTAGGCCCCGAACACAGCGGGATGAGTGATCGAGCGGTTTAGAGTGATTATTTTGTTACGAAGTCTCCATGCCATAGCGAGCGTGTGAGAAACGCTTCCGCGTTTTGCACTGGAGTTGTGCTTATGCGCTGTTTCCTCCATCCCGCAGCATCGTGTACGTGCTGAGGATGAACAGCCCGCTTAGTGGCTGCGAAAACAACGGCGACCCAGAGGCTCACTTTGCCGGCTTTAAGCACCGGTTCGAGAGAAAAAACTTCGTCGTATCCTCCATCGTGGTCGCACTGCTGATAGGAGCCGCCGTGTGCTTCGTTTTTGGAACAAGCCACGTATGTACTTCAGCGTTATGTTACCGCTCGTTAACAAAACATCCATATGAGAAACAGGGGCAGAAAATCTGAAGCAGTGAGAGCAAAAGTGCCAGGTCAGCCCGGTCATGCTGAGGGAGGGGGTTGCGGTCATCCACGCGAAACTGGAGTATATAAACAATTTTCTCAGTACTACGCCACCCCATTCTCCTTTGGCCTTCTTCAGGGTCTCGAGCACAATACCACTGTAGGCTTAGCCACGACCACCCTGCTGATTCGGTGTGAAATGATAGCGAAGTGTTAAGTAAAAATATGACTGCACCACAGGTTCGATTTTCGCGAACCAACGAGCAGGCCCAGAGAGGGGCAGGAGCGTTCATATTTCCTGCGCTTCTAGCACGTGTGAAATACTGTGGCCCTCGCACTCACATGACGCTGGGCAGTGCTTTAAACTCCATCAAGCTCCTCGCTCACCGCAGAACTTGGCGGCCTTGTACTCTATTTAGTATTTCGAAATTCAAATTAATTAAAACGCAACTTAACTTCACATGCACGCAATGCTAAAAATTTGACCTGTAATAATTTTTCTCGTACTCAAAAGCTGTGAAAAAGTACAGGTGAGTCTCATTCAAACTCTTGCATGCGGAGCTTATGAGGCGGTGATTATGATTGTGACGGAACGTCACTGGGATTCTAAATTTTCCTAGCATACTGCTGAGCTTCGCGGTGCTTATGCCTAATTGCATTTCTTCTTAGGAAGAAAAGCCTGATggagtgcaagaaaaaaatgctATTCTGCATCGTTAGCGTCCTTAACAGGGGTGTCACGATACAACGCCGACAGTAGACGTGGTGCATGTATGTTTCGGTCACATGGAAGAGAATATATTAGAAAATTTCCACTAAACGGGACAACCTGTCCTTAAGCACCACACCAGAGGGAATGGCGGGAGGCAACCGTTAAGTTCCCTGCGGTCACCGGTAGGGAATAGGAGAAGAAACTAAAAAAGACGTTAACACTACAACGCCAATTGCGAGACACTGTGTTTTGTGTAAGTCAAATTTACATCCCGAATTTTGCATTAAAGTTAAGTGCAACAATACGCTGAAAGGCTTTTGAAGGAAAAGATATGGTACAACCGTTTATATTTCCAAAACAAACGAGAAAATTCTTCGTGCGCTGAGGCAATCTATCATCTCCAGGACACTTCAAAGGTTCTCTATAAGACGTGGGTCCTAGCACAGTAGACCGCAGTTCCCGCTGGTTTAACTCTGTTAGCGGTACCTTCGTCCAGCCATAGGGCATACAGCGGCGGTTCATATGTGAGTCAGCTGATTGCAGACCGTGTTTCGGGAAGTTCAAATAACTTCACCCGCCGGCTCGGCTATCACCAAAATAGTGTCCGACCGCGGAGTGAGCAGACGATGCTCGCCCAAACGCACACGCTGTTGAAAATTGCTGTGATGAACATCGAAGCCTGCGATGAACAAAGAAATGTTAAACTCTttttaccataccataccataacatcatactataccataccataccatatacatAATAAcatatcatactataccataccacgTCATACCATATAGCACaatataccataccgtaccgtaccatccCGTGCCATTTGTCATGCTGTGCCACAACATACTCGTTCTTTGCTCGGGACGCAGTCGCCATATGCCAGAGGAGATAGTTGCAGTTGACGCTGGACGCTCCATTCAATCACGCATTGCTTTGCAATATAGAAATGGTGATTTCGCAAAGCGCATATTAGCTATAGTATTCTTGTCAGTAGCACGAATAGATTTAGTGCTGGCCTCGAACAAAATCTTTCCTTCTCCTTCGCGTATGCACGAGAACCAACGCGGCCTCTCATGCTCGACTGAGCAGTTTGCCGAGCGCTTGACGCGCTCCGTACTTGTGAGCGTTGCATCATTAGACGATTAAGATGCTATCACAATATTTGTCTCGGATATGAAAAGAGAGGAATAAATCAACAGTGGCTTCCACATGTAGCACTGCAGTTTATAACGATGTTTATTATTTTGAAAATTATATATTGCGATAAAAATTGCCATTAAATCTAGGACCACGCGCAATAAAATTCTTTACGTTCTATGCCTGAATCACTTCTTCGCTTTGCGTCACGCAGCAGTCAAAAATGACAAGAAAAGAAACATCTGTCGGAAGCGAAAGCCCCACACCTCTCTCGGAAGCCATCAGCTACGACGATGGCCTTCGGAACCGACACCAAGGATCCGGCGGCATCATGGTTCACTCGTCTTCAACGCAGAACGTCTCAGCGACTAGGGTCGACCAGTGAAGACTCATCAGACAAGGCCTCCGCAATTTTGTTATCACTGGAAAACTTCAAGCGAAAGCCGAAGGGTTCAGCGCTTCCAGGGTGTTAAATACGAGAGCGAGGACACTGACATGGAACGTTGGCCTTAATAAATATGCGACAGTTTTGTATGACAATAAAAGTAGCCTTTATGGAATGAAGCCAGGCCTCAATATACATGCGATATAATGAGAATAAAGTCGAGCGGTGACATCAAGCTGGGCAAAAGACTTTCCATAACGGGTTGTGGAAGGGTGTTCTAGTTACTCAGTTAGCAAGATGTATCTACCGAACTTTATATTGAAATATTGAGATCTAAGATAATTTTGTAAGAAGAAAATATAATGCCATGTGGTTTCTACTTCTCTCCGTCAGGCATTAGCCACAGCGTGTCTCTCCATGCGCTTTCAAGCACCAGTGTGCCTACAGGCTGATTTGCAACTTGGTAGCGTACGCTATTGGTTACGCGCGTCCATCTCAGCACCGTAGCGCTGATTTGTCCGACACCACGAAAATGCCGCTTTTGTTCGGTATTGAGAGCAAATGTGTTTTTCTCTACTGAACGGTTTTCAATGCAAAAAGGTGCGCAATGCACCTTGCTGTGCCCCTGGAGACCACGATATATTCAACATTGAGTTGCGTGGAAAAATAATACAGTTCAATAATTAATTGTACAGACAAAAATAGATTCTGAAATCAATTTTTTCACAAAACAACACTTCAAGTCGCACAGTACtagggcctctaacatttcgatggaggcggatagttagaggccgatatactgtgcgatgtcagtgcgtgttaaagagccccaggtggtcaaattatccGGAAGTTAAATCAGTTATTTGTCGCTCAGAAAAATCAACCCGAGAGCACCTGTAATCGCCGGGCagtggggcatcgcttaaccgctgcagcactgcgccaggacagGCATGATGACTCTCATGTAtccatgaatgtagagaatgaccttctgcacatatgggaattaactcattGCACTTTCGCTTTGTACCTTTAAGACAGAGCTTGAGCGTCCCCTACAATTATTCGGAACGTATAATTACTCAGCACTTTGAAACTAATGTGAGGAGTATAGAGATTGCAAAAGGTATGAGTGACCATCATAGTCACCACTCATGACATCATATAATTATTCTGCGAagtagcatgactcagcacttctGCCATCACAAGCCGAAATTATAAGCGCAAAAATTTTCGTGCCTCTAGTTTGCATGGCAATGAAAAAGATTGACAGACAACCGGCGGTCCGATCCGTAGGAAACGTGTTGCATTGGAATTTAATTCCACCTTGCATGATACGACACATCACGCTCCGTTCTTTACATTCCCTTTCATTGCACACTCATTCTCTGTAGTTCTTTATACTTCAACCGAAGGGTGGCGTCTGGTAAGGGCGCGCGTGTCTGATATCTCCGCTGCGCATTGCTGCTGCGCATTCCTCGGCCCCGATAGCCACCCTTTGGGTTGTTCTCGTGGTAGCCACCTGCGgacctcttcctcctttcccttacaTGTGGATAAAAAACTTTTCTCGCTTCAGTTCGTCACCTGCCACCCGTAGCAGGGTGTTCTCGGAGGCTTCAGAAAACGCTGGACACTGGCAGGTTTTCCCGATATAAAGGTTTTAATGCTAACGCTATAAAATTAAAAGGCAGATTTCTTTTATGGCTCTGGCTGCACAGTGGAGTAATAAGGAGGCCACGGTTCATGGTTTGTAGTAACCAACTGCTGCGTCTTTAGAGTGCATACAACAAGTACCAAGGTCCGGAGAAAAGACGAGTTACGGTGCGAGACAACAGGTGTGCAGAAAATGGGGATGGGGGTCGTGACTCTCTTCATATTTGTTATTGTAATTGCTTCTCACATGATCT
Protein-coding sequences here:
- the LOC144119074 gene encoding uncharacterized protein LOC144119074; the protein is MAMNFLRLWIRNERKTANSDSIVYVLRMNSPLSGCENNGDPEAHFAGFKHRFERKNFVVSSIVVALLIGAAVCFVFGTSHQSKMTRKETSVGSESPTPLSEAISYDDGLRNRHQGSGGIMVHSSSTQNVSATRVDQ